The DNA window taCCAACTAATTAAACGCACGCAGCGCCAATTTCGAGTTTGATAttgattgctttgctttttttattatcgAAAGATCATGCGACCTGTGCAAATGCATcatatgcattttgtttgttttcttttatattagTTTACTTCCGCCACTTCATAcgtatttgtttgctttaatttgtgcGTAGTTTGCTGATGCTATTGCCATTGTTATcggtaattaaaaattgtatgttattaaaaattattagtcGCATGCGCCTGCATGAAATCAACAGAAGACGAGCATTTGAGCTTATTTCATTAGCAGTTGTGCCGATTTGTATTGGTTGGATCatttataagcaatatttCCATAAAAAGTTTAGGACGTTAGTTAGTTGTACTTACttttttgtaaacaatatCTAACaatatcgctctctctctctctctctctctctctctctctcttcctctccTCTTTTGCCTTTATGCCAGTGGCAAACCGTTATTATTATCTGAAACTATGTTGTTTATACAGAATTCCTAAACAAACAACTTGATTATGGATATACTACATATCATGCTCATACTTATTTctagaaaattaatttctgaGAGCTTGACGATTCCCAAAAGCTTGTTTTCATGCACAATCTTGATTTTATTGGCGGGTGTAAAGGCGTCATAATTCGCTGAATTTTGACCCGCTTCAATTAAAGCTATGTGATCAAGTACTATTTTTAGACGTCAATCACATGTctgttggccataaatttttggaaattgttgcaacaaatgtaTGCCAATCttgataaaaaaaagctatttaaaaataggCGTGTATTTTTTCATATGAAATATGttataatttcaaagcaatattaaaatttgtataaattttgaaacaaaatcCTTTTTAGTGAAAAGATTTtctagtttaattatttacaacgCCGAACAAAAGATGGCGCTAACACAActagtaaataaaaacttttaattccTCGAAGCtgataaattttttataattactatAATATGTGTCACAATTTTATAAAGGAAAGCCCCAGCAATGTCGCCTTCAACTTGGTACAGTAACCAACTAACATTTCCGATCGCGTGCGGGGCCAGCTCTATGCGCACTTGCTAGCGCCAAGGGGCCAAGTTAGGGTACTAAGCGTCATAACGCTCAAGGCACAATTTATGAACCTTAAGCAGCAACTGAAGTGGGAAGCGCGTGAGCAAAACGCAATTTATAGCATGCACTCGACAGCATTATTAAAGATACatatatttcattaataaatagcGCTACTACAGTCGGCTTAGAAGAGgaagaagaacaacaaaagtatGGTGTGAATTTGCTGCTAAGGCAGCCCATGGTACTTGGCCTGATAGTTAAAGTTTTGAGTGTGCTTGGCCTCTATTATGACAGACACAAGACGCTCACCAATTCCACCTGCTACCAAATAAGCTCCACCCTCATTATTATTCTGCGTGCATAGAATCTCCACGTAGGTAACGTTCGATCCAATGCCTGATTCAGGATAATTGATTTGCACGCTTATATCCTGTGGGCTTAAGTGGTTAAAGTACTCAACGCTTCGGGCCACTAGCTTTGCGCCTGACAGTAAGAAACCGTTTTTGTTTACAAGAAATTTGAACTCGATATTTGCTAACTTACCCTGCACATAGCCACCTAGAACATAGCGAACTTTATACGAACTATCGCGTGCTACAGCTTGATCTTGCCGCATCAGTGGTTCCAATTTAAAACCAGGCTGCTGTGCCATATACACCTGCGTATCGTTTGCCACCAGTATACCCGCCTTTGTCCACTGACCCCACAGGCAGGCCACtaagaaacacaaaatatgTATCCTGCACATAATATTGTTAACACTGTTCTTGATTTTACTACCGATTGTTAAAAGCGCTCAAAGTTGAATGCTTCTCGCGCCATAATGTCCATTATCATATATACTCACTATCGACTTGTCTTGTCTTTCGATTGAAGTTTCTCCCAAGTTTGCGTTCTACCTGTGATGCTtatcaaagcaacaaacaatttacaatCACAATCAGCAAAGAAAAACTTCAAAAACAGTATACTTCACCAATATTTAACACCTTTAATACTTAAGAAAAAAGGTATTACACCgcattttgaatatattatatctcttatgtttttattgaagtgtaaaatatacatatattataaactcaaatttttttttaatgtgtaAATCCTAAAGCAAACCTTtgcataaatatcaaatactCCTATTATATGCTTCAATTACTAAAATGATTGATTAGATGTACACCAAGGGCCCAGCCCATTTGAGTCAATTAAACGACACATATTGAGAGTTTCAATTTTCTAATTGCAGATGGAATGGGAGTTAATGATTGAATggaaaaaatacacacacacatagtatgTTGAACAGGTAAGTGTATTGATAAGCATTTCTACCAAGAGCTCTGAGCGAACTGGACAGGCTCAATCATAAATCAAGATTAAGTGGATTGATAATTGTTTACAGAAAAGGTTTTTATGCGTCAGCAAAAAGGCAATGTTCGAAGTTGCCGATGCACATATTTAGATATTGAGTTAAGAAAtgtgaatatttaaaattaaatcgcgtatttatttattcatttcgaAATTCATGAAGCAACAAGTTTTTACACTCTAGGCAAGGGGCTGTTCCGCTACAGTTTATGAGcaattctttttaaaaatcataatttaatttaattaaaaaatctctttgtttatttaaaaactgttttattactaagttttgcttttttactcAGACTTATAACTCTAGAGTTACATTTATATgtaggtatgtatgtatatatattatatatatgtatgtatataatattattcatTACGAACTTATTTTACACAGAATAGATCGTTCAAAAAACCAGACAATGACGACAACTGCGAGCAAAATGCATGtgcataaaacattaaaataatataaaatacaaagttTTGGAATGTGGCAGCAAATGTCGAAATTagaatatttgtttatgttcatAGGATCATTAATAAATACGTTAAAAGTTGTGAAGCAAactggcaacaattttgcgAGTTTCAGTTATTTTATAGACATATATATTGCACATgagataaacacacacatcagACTCGCTATCGCGCTCTCACTCAAACTCATGCATGTGCACTGCtctaacaacagcagcggctgttgaattgttaaatttgtgaAGCTCAAACtagtttaaatgcataaaacagTAAGTTGAGTAAAAATTTTGGTTGCCATGATAACAATGCCTAATATCATGTATAAAatcacaaatatatatatatgtatatgtatatgtattatgctgagctgaaaaaaaaacaattcaacaGCGCTAactacatatttttgttttctttttaccAAAATATACACGTgacaaaaccaacaacaatgccatgtctaaattttgtttacattactGCATTTACGCTAAAAATGTTCATTTcgtctaaaaaaaaacatgctcGCTGAAACCATTTGCATTAGTTACTGCTGGTAACACATCTACCAATGCGGACGAATTTCCTTGAATAGCCACTTCTGGTAGCCATCATTCACATCACAGTGAGCCAGGCTTAGTTGCTGCGTTGATGGATGCAGGGCCATGCATTTCTTATGCACACGATGGAGCAAATGTTTGGTATGCTCGTTGTAGTTCCAGGGTCCATCGACGGTGCCCAAGCGACAAACAGCCAACTTGATGCCCTGGCGATCTGCCTCAACGCAGCGTTCACCCACGCCCAGCTGGCCCACAGCATTGAGACGCACCAGCTGATTATTACCACCGCCATGGCAATAGGATAGACCCATTATAGCAGGCGGCTGATGTCCCATGGAGTCCAAGCAGCCATCAGATGCCACAGAGCGCAGTTCGCCCCAATGCAGATTCGCTGGCAACGCGGGAAATTTATCTACTACATCATAGGCTATATTATCCATAAACCATTGGAATGATTTGCAGTTGAGCCGCTTCTTGAGTGCGAGCTGTTCGCTTATGTCGCCCATGTCCAAATAACGCGCTAGGGGCTCTCGCGTATAGAAGAACTCCTTGTGCGTATCGTCAAACCAAGTTTCTATAACCCGCTTGTAGTTGATGGTTATCAATGGACCCTTCTTTTTGTTGGCCAGCTTGCCAAAGTTGTAGGGCATAAAGCCACGATAAACATGGCCAACGCGTGAACAGGGTACCCATTCAATGCTGCCGCCACATTGCCAGATTTTGAAGCTCAGCTCAAAGTTCTCGCCGCCCCACACGAGCAGACCTGGATCGTAGGCGCCTAGCTCGAGGAAATACTCGCGATTAATGGCAAAGAGTCCACCTGCATGCGTGGGACTGCGATACGGCTCCGAGTTGTGAGCGCGCCGACGCTGCTCGCGACGTGGCACTTCGTTCTCCTTGTACAACATGCCCCACTCAAAAATGCCACGAAAATGATTATCGCTGCCGTATACTGGTCGATATTCGAATGTTTTGTGATCAATTCCATCTATGATGGGCACAGTCATAACAGTGCGATCGCGATATATGGGCGCCAATAATGGTGGCAGCCAATTGAGATTCACTTCGCAATGGGCATCCAAAAATACTATAACCTCGCCTGAAAGATAAATATATCATATAATTTTAACAGTATGACAAAAtgattattttatacacatcTCTATAGTAGAGCTATTAATCagttcttttaaatattattaatttttgctatttatccTGGGCATAgtcaatattttgttattgttattgatttgAGTTATTGAAGCACTCACCTGTGGCCTCCATAGCCCCTCTGGAGCGTGTGCGTATCAAGCCCTCGCGTTCCTTGTTGCGTATAATCTTCACAAGACCCTTGAACTGCTGCACATAGTCATCCAGTTTAGTACGCAGATTCTCCTTATCAGAGTAGTCATCCACGAGAATAATTTCGTGGAGCACATGCTTCGGTGAGCGATCAATAACGGAGTGCACCGTGCGCATGAGAACGGAGAAGCCTTCGTTATGGAATACAATAATGACACTCGTTGTGGGCAAATCATAGGGATAATCCCAGTGCTTGCATTCCTCCAGACGTGTGTCGCGCACAGAACGATGCATAGATATTTCATCGGAGCAAGCGATATTCATGCCGTACTCCATTTCCGAAGCGTCTGCCACATTCTTTTTATCCGGCGACAGCACATGCCCATCACCATTCTCACCAGGACCGTGACGTGGCTTTAGATCTTTGGGCTCGAAATTGCCCAAACCTATAGTTGGTTAATTATGATGGATTatctatacatatgtattaattttataatgcaTACCCTCCACCAGCTTGGGCACTTCACGTGGCCGACTTTCGAGCCGCTGATGACTGAATTTGGGTCCGCCAAAGCGGGAATGATATGCCTCCTGCACACGCTTATGATGATCGCTCCAGTTGGCCAATAGATATAACAACGGCAATATGACCAGCAAGCAAAGGGCCATGCGACAAATGCGTCCGCTGCGTATGTTACTCACACGCATCTCAACAACTTATTGTTTTAATACTGTATTTGTTACCTAAAATTCTAGATTCGTTGACGTGtcagccgcaacagcagcgacttcAATGTAAAGCGTTACCGCCAAGCAAGAGAATCGCAAGCAAATGCCACACACAGAAAATAATTAGTCAAGACACGGGGCCACAGCAGccagaaaaatattttttagtttttgctttaaactatGACGTTGAATTCTTTACGTAtgcgagtgtgtgcgtgtgtgtgtgtgtgtgtgtttgtatctgtGGCTAAGTAAGTGTATGGGAATCGGTGTATTTGACCAAGAGCCAAGTAAGCTGCTGTTAAGAAAACGACGATCGAAAGGTAATCGCCGATGTCGTGAAATAAACGTTATAGTCGTAAATACACTTTAATAGTCACACAATGCGTTTacagtttaataataattagtcAAGCAAGTTTCACAATTACTCGGGCAAGTTGCGCGTACGCACCGTTTGCAAttacaatgcaaaaaaaagGCTGCTGTGTaaacgtaaacaaaaaagGCAGTGAAGTAAGCTACCGATAACATGCAATCGAGCAGCTAACTATCGCACAGACTAACAGCGGCTGTATTTGCTTAACAGCGAGCAGCACTGTAAAGCAAACTGTTATGCCATTGCGCGGTAACTGAAATTCAAATAGCTTtacgtaaatatttattgcgtAGCACAGCGGAGctgataaaataaaacagatgTGTATAggtttacaaattgtttatttgcagaattacaaaactgtaaaatttaattgacagagtaaataaattccaaatgATGCaattatatctatatatagtatatctATAAAGATAgtattgtatatacatatgtataccaATATGCTATGTAGATAAATTGCATGAGCTAGttgtatttacattaaatttgaatGGCATGTCGATGTGGAGCCTAGAaaagttcaataaattaaaatgacaaaATCGTCCATCAggcattaaatgcaacaatatAAACCACCGATACGGCAGTTAAActaatacataattaatttttaatcttCTTGGTGGAAGTCATTGTAAAAACGCTGCCCACACGACGCCCATCATAGAATGGTTCCGGTTCACCCTTAACGCCTATGGCCGTAACAGCTGCAAAACCAGAGTCAcctggttgctgttgcactaCGTGGCCAGCTAATTTAAGTTGCGATACAATTGAGCTCTTCAGATTTGCCTCATAGTCAACACGCATAGGTATGAGCTGATGATGTAAGCGTGGATCATTCACAGCATGCGACATGGTTTCGCCAAgtattaagtattttataatgACCTAcaagagatatatatattaatattaatgaataacacatatgtgtgcattTAGTGGAATCAAGGTTACGTACCCCAGCGACGCTGGTTGTTATCTTAGTACCGCCTGCAGCACCAACCAATAAACGTACATTCCCCTCCggatcaacaacaacaactggacTCATTGATGACATAGGACGCTTACTAGGAAATATATAGTTCGCCGGTGAAGAGGGCACACCAAAGGCATTCACTACTCCCGGTGTGGAGAAATCGTCCATTTCATCGTTCAATATAATACCTGTTTGCTTCGAGCCCACCttgcagccaaagctaaaagAGGATTCATATTATCGATAGaacaaatgaaaagaaagGCAAGCTTACTATGTATTTATGGTGCTGGTTATTGAAATTGCATCGCCATTTGGCGCCAATACGCTCATGTGCGCTGTGCCATGATCTGGCTCGACGGTAAAGTTAGCTCCATAGTACACAAAATCCTGTGATGTGCTATTATCATGTATTAAGGCGCGCACACTCTGCACCAGCTCCTTTCCCAGCATCTTTTCCAGCTGCGCCTTTATGGCGTGTCCAGTCTCTGGATCGTTCTCATAGTCTCCCAAATTGGAGCGCTGTCCATAGCCATGCTTAAAAGCTTCAACCACACGTTGCCAGTAAACTGCCTCGTTTGTCGTATACAAATCGGAAAGAATGTTCAACATAAAAGCCAGCAAGGGGCCACTTGATGGTAATGGTGTGGTATACAGCGTATAGCCACCAGTTACTTTGGCCGAAATGTGGCCATCGCTCTCCCAGCGCACTCTGTTAAATAGTATAGTATCAGATAGTTCactatttatatacttttggATATTACGTACTTATAGTTCTTGAGATCATCGATTGTTATAATACCTCCGAGAGCCTTAACATCCTCGACCATCTTTCTAGCCGTTTCGCCACCATTGTAAAGCTCATCAGCACCATTGTCAGCAATGCGCTCCAACGTATCCGCAAAAGCGACGCGCTTTATATAGTCGTTCTCCTTAACGGGCTGACCCTGTGCATCGAGAAACATATCCGAGAGTGCCGCATCGTTTTGGATCTGCTTCAACTTGGATTTTATGGCAGCGGCCAAATAACGCGAGACTACATGTCCATCGCGCGCAAGCTTAATAGCAGGTTGGAACAGCCGCTTCCAGGGCAACTTGCCATATTTCTGATGCATTTCCCAGTAGCCCAATATTTCGCCAGGCACTGCCGCTGCTCGAGCGCCGGTCACTTCCTTTTGTCCCACGAACATATCCTTGTGCGCCGCTGTAGGTGCCGATTCACGTGCTATCAATGTTTCAACTTTACGCGAATTTCGCGTATAAATGGTGGCCACAAATCCACCGCCTATGCCCATCGATTGTGGCAGCATTATGCCCTCGCAGAGAAGAGTGGCAATGGCTGCGTCGACTGCAGAGCCGCCATCTTCCAAAACGTTGCCACCAATGTCGGCACAACCAATCCCGTTGGACACAACGGCGCCGCTGATGTAGCGCGTCTCATGCGAGCGGAGCCCGAAAACCAGTCCAAGCGTTAGACCTGTGACCATTAGGACGGCCACCAGCAGCCATAGAATGGTCCGCTTATTGAAAATCAATctgtaaatgcattttataaatatgtgtatacatacatacatgaatATTATTGAATTGAAAGTTATATATTGCCGGTCCCTTTCAGCTCAAAAGAAAATTCCCTACGCTCGAAACGCGTCCAAAAGCACACAAATACCCTTTAGTAATAAACTGCAAACTTTTTCCAAGCCTACTGggtaaacaaaatttcaaaatgaatGCTTATCGAATTTTGACTGTTATTCTGTTTCCATtacaagcatttaaaaattatattaagaaCATAATGTTAATGTAtgttacaacaaatattttcaacacttttataatagttttatttttgataaagcGTTCACATTCATATTAAAACTACAAGTAAAAGCTGTAGAATGACTTTCAAGTTCCAAGAAtgacttttaaaaaataaatatcgtATATAAGAATTCCACTGTCTGGAGTAATCTCCAGAACTCATCTGAGATTAGTACTCCACTAAAAAACAATTACTGAGACTAGTACtctaaaaatacaattaaaaccTGCCGTTCAGATTGACGTCTTATCAACATAaataacatacacacatgagCTGTGATTAGCAGAAAACCACCACCATCAAATGTTAACAGCTCCATGCATAAATTGAGTACTTAAATTACCAACTAATTGAATAGTTATGCTAAGCTAAAAACATATACTTAACTGCGCAGATTCAAAGCCTATTGAGTTTTAGATCTTAACTAATACCTGATGTCGCATATGtcaaaaaaatttagttttaatacaTCTTAAGAGATTTACAATCTAGAGATTAAAAGAAAAGACAAACAGAAGCCTCTCAACAATgttcaacaataaattacaaaaaacaaatttccaacaatgatttttatatatcagTTTAAAAAACTGAGTACAAAGTCTAGTCATAGAATCTATAGATATTGGGGTATTTATGAGAAAGTATACAAGCAGCTTGTGGTAATCTTTGTGTATATACAGCGCTATAAATTTACTCTTGATCCAGACTACGATAGGGTTACAAACTTTTTCATTTATCAGCTATCGAATCTTTAATGCCAAGCTACGTCGAGTATCTGCTgggcatatataaatatatatgtgtatgtctgtacaatacatataaatttatttattagcaggcttaataattatacaaagtataatataataactaaaggtGGGGAGTACTAGCAACTAAGGCCATTGACTCGACAGTTAACTAAAATacatactaaatatatattttcaattgaattatctatgcttatttaattattgagttcgcttattaaatgtttttctaTGATTTCAGCACAGTGCtgggttttatttttctagttattcaattaaattaatgtgcagcctaaatgaaaatgaactctgaaaactttttcattgtacataaacataaacataaaaatttaacaatatacTGCAATAAGTTactgttttgtttatgtttatcatTAAACATGTAACTACTTAATAAAGATATGGAAAATACGACATAGTTGTAAATTTCATACATACTAGAGATTTTTGCTTATCAGGGCAGTTCGCTTTGATTGACTTACTTAAAGTAAGAAGCGAAGAAAAAACCTTCtaatcataataaaattgtaataaatgaAGTAGTTATTGCTACAGAATCAATGATAAGGTAAGAAAATATtccaaagtaaataaaaaacaaaatcaaatagttTGAGTCGCGTGTTTATCAGAATGTGTAGGAAATTGTTTATAGCACATAATTTAAGAATCAAATCGCTATTTaggcatttatttatggaACCGTtagcatgcaacattttttataagccaCTCTTCTAGTCGCCATCATATaatgataaaaacaaagttttttcAAAGAATGTTTGATTTTCATAATCTAATCTAAGTTAATAtccataaaaattgttttttaattgacagCTGCTTATCCCTGCACCCAGTTTgtgttgtaaatttaattactgctCCATATACATCTACAAAGTTCTTAACAATACCATCAAGATACgcaatatgtatataaaactgcctaattgcaaatattttgacaggCTGCGATAAAAAGTTGAAGGTGTTACTATCAGCAACACAGaaaaaagcaatataaatCTGTTGCCTCTCagatatcaaaaaaaaaaaaaaaaagaaaacataataatagtaatacgAATAGAAAATGCGCAGGCAGACAAAACTTTCAATTATACGCTCACTAATTGGtagtataataaaaattgaatcaGCAAATTGAACAGTCATTAATACTACACGTAAGTTGTACGTTGTAACTTGGAAATTCCAGtgcaaaaacataaatcaaaagatttaatttaatataattaattagtatGGAAGCTTAGAAAAATCCCCCAAGACATGTGTTCGATACTGCCAGGATATTTTTATTAGACTCCCTACCccaaattgttaataaactgTCAACGGCTTTAAGCCTATGTATGTACagatattttataaactttccATATAAATATGATGTAGCAAGAAGCTGCACTTTGATTATAAAGAGTCGACGATGCacaaagttttcaattataCAGCAAACTATTTCTAGTTCGCTACACCAGAAATTATTGGGCCTTAAACAGAAAGGTCAAGcgaagtaataataataaataaattaataattatataattgaattcatGCGAAACAAAATCTTGACACTTTGAATGTTCGTGAGGTTGATTGTTgatgtgcatacatatgtacatatctacatacatatgtatatagttgtAAAGAATTTATGGTAATTGAATGg is part of the Drosophila busckii strain San Diego stock center, stock number 13000-0081.31 chromosome X, ASM1175060v1, whole genome shotgun sequence genome and encodes:
- the LOC108606582 gene encoding uncharacterized protein LOC108606582; this encodes MACLWGQWTKAGILVANDTQVYMAQQPGFKLEPLMRQDQAVARDSSYKVRYVLGGYVQGAKLVARSVEYFNHLSPQDISVQINYPESGIGSNVTYVEILCTQNNNEGGAYLVAGGIGERLVSVIIEAKHTQNFNYQAKYHGLP
- the LOC108607192 gene encoding N-acetylgalactosaminyltransferase 7, producing the protein MRVSNIRSGRICRMALCLLVILPLLYLLANWSDHHKRVQEAYHSRFGGPKFSHQRLESRPREVPKLVEGLGNFEPKDLKPRHGPGENGDGHVLSPDKKNVADASEMEYGMNIACSDEISMHRSVRDTRLEECKHWDYPYDLPTTSVIIVFHNEGFSVLMRTVHSVIDRSPKHVLHEIILVDDYSDKENLRTKLDDYVQQFKGLVKIIRNKEREGLIRTRSRGAMEATGEVIVFLDAHCEVNLNWLPPLLAPIYRDRTVMTVPIIDGIDHKTFEYRPVYGSDNHFRGIFEWGMLYKENEVPRREQRRRAHNSEPYRSPTHAGGLFAINREYFLELGAYDPGLLVWGGENFELSFKIWQCGGSIEWVPCSRVGHVYRGFMPYNFGKLANKKKGPLITINYKRVIETWFDDTHKEFFYTREPLARYLDMGDISEQLALKKRLNCKSFQWFMDNIAYDVVDKFPALPANLHWGELRSVASDGCLDSMGHQPPAIMGLSYCHGGGNNQLVRLNAVGQLGVGERCVEADRQGIKLAVCRLGTVDGPWNYNEHTKHLLHRVHKKCMALHPSTQQLSLAHCDVNDGYQKWLFKEIRPHW
- the LOC108605612 gene encoding scoloptoxin SSD14 isoform X2; this encodes MYRTILWLLVAVLMVTGLTLGLVFGLRSHETRYISGAVVSNGIGCADIGGNVLEDGGSAVDAAIATLLCEGIMLPQSMGIGGGFVATIYTRNSRKVETLIARESAPTAAHKDMFVGQKEVTGARAAAVPGEILGYWEMHQKYGKLPWKRLFQPAIKLARDGHVVSRYLAAAIKSKLKQIQNDAALSDMFLDAQGQPVKENDYIKRVAFADTLERIADNGADELYNGGETARKMVEDVKALGGIITIDDLKNYKVRWESDGHISAKVTGGYTLYTTPLPSSGPLLAFMLNILSDLYTTNEAVYWQRVVEAFKHGYGQRSNLGDYENDPETGHAIKAQLEKMLGKELVQSVRALIHDNSTSQDFVYYGANFTVEPDHGTAHMSVLAPNGDAISITSTINTYFGCKVGSKQTGIILNDEMDDFSTPGVVNAFGVPSSPANYIFPSKRPMSSMSPVVVVDPEGNVRLLVGAAGGTKITTSVAGVIIKYLILGETMSHAVNDPRLHHQLIPMRVDYEANLKSSIVSQLKLAGHVVQQQPGDSGFAAVTAIGVKGEPEPFYDGRRVGSVFTMTSTKKIKN
- the LOC108605612 gene encoding scoloptoxin SSD14 isoform X1, which gives rise to MKLIFNKRTILWLLVAVLMVTGLTLGLVFGLRSHETRYISGAVVSNGIGCADIGGNVLEDGGSAVDAAIATLLCEGIMLPQSMGIGGGFVATIYTRNSRKVETLIARESAPTAAHKDMFVGQKEVTGARAAAVPGEILGYWEMHQKYGKLPWKRLFQPAIKLARDGHVVSRYLAAAIKSKLKQIQNDAALSDMFLDAQGQPVKENDYIKRVAFADTLERIADNGADELYNGGETARKMVEDVKALGGIITIDDLKNYKVRWESDGHISAKVTGGYTLYTTPLPSSGPLLAFMLNILSDLYTTNEAVYWQRVVEAFKHGYGQRSNLGDYENDPETGHAIKAQLEKMLGKELVQSVRALIHDNSTSQDFVYYGANFTVEPDHGTAHMSVLAPNGDAISITSTINTYFGCKVGSKQTGIILNDEMDDFSTPGVVNAFGVPSSPANYIFPSKRPMSSMSPVVVVDPEGNVRLLVGAAGGTKITTSVAGVIIKYLILGETMSHAVNDPRLHHQLIPMRVDYEANLKSSIVSQLKLAGHVVQQQPGDSGFAAVTAIGVKGEPEPFYDGRRVGSVFTMTSTKKIKN
- the LOC108605612 gene encoding scoloptoxin SSD14 isoform X3; translated protein: MVTGLTLGLVFGLRSHETRYISGAVVSNGIGCADIGGNVLEDGGSAVDAAIATLLCEGIMLPQSMGIGGGFVATIYTRNSRKVETLIARESAPTAAHKDMFVGQKEVTGARAAAVPGEILGYWEMHQKYGKLPWKRLFQPAIKLARDGHVVSRYLAAAIKSKLKQIQNDAALSDMFLDAQGQPVKENDYIKRVAFADTLERIADNGADELYNGGETARKMVEDVKALGGIITIDDLKNYKVRWESDGHISAKVTGGYTLYTTPLPSSGPLLAFMLNILSDLYTTNEAVYWQRVVEAFKHGYGQRSNLGDYENDPETGHAIKAQLEKMLGKELVQSVRALIHDNSTSQDFVYYGANFTVEPDHGTAHMSVLAPNGDAISITSTINTYFGCKVGSKQTGIILNDEMDDFSTPGVVNAFGVPSSPANYIFPSKRPMSSMSPVVVVDPEGNVRLLVGAAGGTKITTSVAGVIIKYLILGETMSHAVNDPRLHHQLIPMRVDYEANLKSSIVSQLKLAGHVVQQQPGDSGFAAVTAIGVKGEPEPFYDGRRVGSVFTMTSTKKIKN